GGTGCTCGGCTCGAAGGACGCGAAGGTGAAGGCCAGCCTGCGCAGTCCGCACATGCTGCCGCGCGTGGCGCTGGTGGACCCGGACCTGCTGTCCGGCGCGCCCGCCGCGGTGCTCGCCTCCAGTGGCATGGACGCGCTGTCACAGCTCATCGAGCCCTTCCTCTCCGGACGGGCCAATCCGCTGACGGACGCGCTGGCGCGTGAGGGCATGAGGCGGTCGGCCCGCTCCCTGCGGCGCGCGGTGCTGGACGGCCCGGATGCGTCCGCGCGCGAGGACCTGGCCCTGGCCAGCCTCTTCGGCGGCCTGTGTCTGGCCAACTCTGGCCTGGGCGCGGTGCACGGCTTCGCCGCGCCCGTGGGCGGCATGTTCGACGCGCCCCATGGCGCGGTGTGCGCGGCGCTGCTGCCCGCGGTGCTGGACGTCAACCTGCGGGCGCTGCGGGCCCGGGCGCCCGGACATGCCTCCACCTCGCGCTTCCAGGAGCTCGCCGCGCTGCTGACGGGCACGGCGGACGCGCGGCCCGAGGACGCCGTCACGTGGGTGGACGCCCTGCGCACCGCGCTCGAAGTCCCGGGCCTGGGCCGCTACGGGCTGACGGCGGCCCAGGTGCCCGCGCTGGTGGAGAAGGCGAAGGGGGCCAGCAGCATGAAGGCCAACCCCCTGGTGCTGACGGACGCGGAGCTGACCGAAATCGCGCTCCGCTCGCTGTAGAAGTCAGACCTTGTAGAGCAGGTCCATGTACTTCTTGAGCAAGTCACTCACCATGCCGCGGAAGGGCACGCTGGCCGCCATGCCGTAGACGGGCGCCATCGTCCCCTTCTCGCCCGGGTGGGCCTTCACGTGCTCCACCGCGTCGCGCAGGTCCACCAGGAACTGCTCGGCGACGCCCGGCTGCGTGTGGCGCAGCGTCACGCACAGGTGGACGGCGGACGGCTTGTGCAAGCCATTGAGATTCCACCCGTGCTCGCTCATCCGCTCCATGACCTTGAAGATGTCCAGGGACTCGGAGCCGAAGGCGATGACGAACAGCGGGTCCCCCAGCACGTGCAGCTCGGGGATGGCGCGGATGCCCTGCTTGATGGCGTCCGCCGTCTCCAGGATGCTCCGGGTGGCGTCCAGGTAGCCCTGCTCGCCCATGCTCACCAGCGCCGCCCAGGCGGACGCGATGAGCGCGCCGGGCCGGCTGCCGGAGAAGGTGGGCGAGAAGTAGATGCCGCCCGGCCAGTCCGTCGCCGTGAAGTACTGGAAGGAACGCAGCTCCGTGCCCCGGTACAACACCACCGACGAGCCCTTGGCCGCGTAACCGAACTTGTGCGTGTCCACGGACATGGACGTCACGCCGGGCAGACGGAAGTCGAAGGCCGGCACGTCGTAGTCCAGCTTCCGTGCGAAGGGCAGCACGAAGCCGCCCAGACACGCGTCGGTGTGGAAGCCGATGCGCTTCTTGCGGGCCAGGTCGGACAGCGCCTCGATGGGGTCGATGACGCCGTGGGGAAAGCCCGGCGCGGAGCCGATGAGCACGATGGTGTTGCGGTTGATGGCCTTGCGCATGGCGGCCACGTCCGCCCGGTAGTCCGGCCCCACGGGCACCCGCACCATCTTGATGCCGAAGTAGTGCGCCGCCTTGTCGAAGGCGGGGTGCGCGCTGGCGGGCGCCACCATCTCCGGCCGGGTGATGCCCTTCGTCTCACGGGCCCAGTCCCGGTACGTCTTCATCGCGAGCATGATGCTCTCGGTGCCGCCGGACGACATGGCGCCGCAGATGTGATTCTCCTCCGGCTCGCCCGCGTTGGCGGCGTCCGCGCCGAGCATGCTCGCCGTCATCGCCACCACTTCCGCCTCGAACTTCGTGGCGCTGGGCCACAGGTCCGCGTGCAACGGATTGCTCTGCGAATGGAGCGCATACACGCGGTTGAGGAACGCGATGTGCTCCGAGTCGCCGTTGTACACGCCGCCCGACACGCGGCCTTCGCGCCAGCGGTACTCCTCCTGGGACTCCAGCGCTTGCAGCTCGCGCAGCACGTCCTCGCGTGAGCGGCCCGACGCCGGCAGCCTGTCATAGGACTGCATCTTCCCCCGGTAGGGCTTGAGGCCCCCCTCCAGCTCCGACAGGAGCGAGCCCGTCTCCTTGGAGAGCAGGTCCTTCACACCGGGAACGGCCTTGAGGTAGCGCTCGGCCGCGGAGAGCAGGCGCGGAGGAACGTGGTTCAGCAGGCGCAGCGACTTCAGGTCGGGAAGTGCCATGGCGGGGGCCTCGGGGTTCAGGCGCTTCGCGCGCGGTTGAGCCGCGCGAAGATGGCCTTGTTGTGTTTGTAGAGATTGACGAATTCGCGAAACAGCTCGTCGTAGAGCGCCGCGTTGCGGGCATCCGGCTGGAACGTGCGGGCAACGGGGACCAGCGAGGGAATCTCCTCCACCGTCAACCGCCCCAGCGCCACCGCGGCCTGGAAGGCGGCGCCACGCGCGTTGGCCAGCACCGGCTCGTCCACCTGCTGCACCGCGCGGCCCAGCACGTCCGCGTGAATCTGACACCACAGCGCGGAGCGCGCGCCCCCGCCAATGATGCGCAGCGACGGCAGCTTCCGGCCCACGAACTGCTCCACGTAGGTGAAGAGCCAGCGCGAGTTGTAGGCCACGCCCTCCATCACCGCCCGGACCATGTGCGCCCGCGTCGTCTTCAGGGACTGGTTGAAGAAGCCCCCCCGCAGGAACTTGTCGTCCACCGGGCTGCGCTCGCCGTTGAGCCACGGCATGAAGATGAGCTGGTCGCTGCCCGCCGGAACGCTCCCGGCCTGCTGCTCCATCACCTGGTACAGGTCCGGCGAGTCACCGTCCGAGCTGGCCTGGGCGTCCCGGCCATAGAGGATGTTGTCCTTGAGGAACGTCAGGCAGATGCCCGCGGACTCCTGCTCGTTCGCCAGCAGGTAGCGCCCCGGCAGCGCGGACGGCAGGGACGCCATCTGGTGGAACAGGTCCGTCTTCTTGTAGGGCACGTGACAGCACAGCCAGGACGACGTGCCGACGCAGAGGTGGGGCTCGAAGTCCCCCACCGCGCCCGAACCCACGGCCGCGGCGAGGATGTCCGGCGCCCCCGTCACCACCTGCACGTCCTCACGCAGGCCCAGCTCACGCGCGGCCTCGGCGTGGAGCGGCCCCAGCACCGAGGAGGCCGGCACCAGGTCCGGGAGCTTCTCGCGCTCCAGGCCCGCCAGCTTCAACAGGCGGTCGTCGTAGACGATGCGGCCCAGCGTCCGGTTGTCCGTCACCCAGTGCAGGGTGATGGAGTCATACGACGCGGCGAAGCGCCCGCTCAGCTTCAGGTTGAGCCAATCCTTCGGCTCCAGGAACTTGTACGTCCGGCGGTACACGTCCGGCCGCTCGCGCCGGAGGTACAGGATGTGGCCCACCGGGTCCTTGCCCGACAGGCTGGGAATCCCGCCCGACAGGCGAATCCACGTCAGCAGTTGGCGGGCCCCGTAACCTTCGATGGAGGGAAAGCCATTCACCGCGCGCTTCACGTCCTGCGCGCCGCGCGAATCCATCCAGATGAGCGCCGGACAGACGGGCGTGCCCGAGGCGTCCACCGCGACGGTGCCAGACCACTGGGAGCTGCAGTTGATGCCAATGACGTCCTCGGCGCGCACGGCGCCCGAGGCCAGCAGACGCCGCGTCGCCAGGACGATGGCGCGCCACCACGCCTCGGGTTGCTGTTCGGCGCCGCCGTCGGGGAGCAGGGACAGCTCCAGGGGCTCCACGTCACCGCCCAGAATCCGTCCTCTCAGCGTGACCGCCGCCACCTTGACGGCCGACGTGCCAAGGTCGATGGCCAGGATGGACTGCGCACCTGCTTGGGACACTCTTCCCTCCGTGTCAGGCATGGATTGGCCAGGCGAGCGGCCGAATCTAGGAAACGAACCCGCGCAGCCTGCCACCCTCAAGTCGAAGTTCGTCGTTTTTCTGAAAGCCCGGGGGCCGTGAAGCCTCGTCCGCCCCCTGGGCATGGCGGCGAACCGTTCCTCCCGCGAGTACCTCCCGCGTGTCACGCACTTCTTACTTTTGCGCGAGGCC
This genomic window from Myxococcus hansupus contains:
- a CDS encoding iron-containing alcohol dehydrogenase, with protein sequence MVTNVSPHASFEFATATRVLFGPGRLAEAPDAVRALGATRVLLVTGKDASRAQPLREALERQGLGVHVFSVDGEPTVELAREGTARASEAGCDAVVAFGGGSALDAGKALAALAANGGDPLDYLEVIGRGQPLTRPSLPFVAIPTTAGTGSEVTRNAVLGSKDAKVKASLRSPHMLPRVALVDPDLLSGAPAAVLASSGMDALSQLIEPFLSGRANPLTDALAREGMRRSARSLRRAVLDGPDASAREDLALASLFGGLCLANSGLGAVHGFAAPVGGMFDAPHGAVCAALLPAVLDVNLRALRARAPGHASTSRFQELAALLTGTADARPEDAVTWVDALRTALEVPGLGRYGLTAAQVPALVEKAKGASSMKANPLVLTDAELTEIALRSL
- a CDS encoding FGGY family carbohydrate kinase, translated to MPDTEGRVSQAGAQSILAIDLGTSAVKVAAVTLRGRILGGDVEPLELSLLPDGGAEQQPEAWWRAIVLATRRLLASGAVRAEDVIGINCSSQWSGTVAVDASGTPVCPALIWMDSRGAQDVKRAVNGFPSIEGYGARQLLTWIRLSGGIPSLSGKDPVGHILYLRRERPDVYRRTYKFLEPKDWLNLKLSGRFAASYDSITLHWVTDNRTLGRIVYDDRLLKLAGLEREKLPDLVPASSVLGPLHAEAARELGLREDVQVVTGAPDILAAAVGSGAVGDFEPHLCVGTSSWLCCHVPYKKTDLFHQMASLPSALPGRYLLANEQESAGICLTFLKDNILYGRDAQASSDGDSPDLYQVMEQQAGSVPAGSDQLIFMPWLNGERSPVDDKFLRGGFFNQSLKTTRAHMVRAVMEGVAYNSRWLFTYVEQFVGRKLPSLRIIGGGARSALWCQIHADVLGRAVQQVDEPVLANARGAAFQAAVALGRLTVEEIPSLVPVARTFQPDARNAALYDELFREFVNLYKHNKAIFARLNRARSA
- a CDS encoding pyridoxal phosphate-dependent decarboxylase family protein: MALPDLKSLRLLNHVPPRLLSAAERYLKAVPGVKDLLSKETGSLLSELEGGLKPYRGKMQSYDRLPASGRSREDVLRELQALESQEEYRWREGRVSGGVYNGDSEHIAFLNRVYALHSQSNPLHADLWPSATKFEAEVVAMTASMLGADAANAGEPEENHICGAMSSGGTESIMLAMKTYRDWARETKGITRPEMVAPASAHPAFDKAAHYFGIKMVRVPVGPDYRADVAAMRKAINRNTIVLIGSAPGFPHGVIDPIEALSDLARKKRIGFHTDACLGGFVLPFARKLDYDVPAFDFRLPGVTSMSVDTHKFGYAAKGSSVVLYRGTELRSFQYFTATDWPGGIYFSPTFSGSRPGALIASAWAALVSMGEQGYLDATRSILETADAIKQGIRAIPELHVLGDPLFVIAFGSESLDIFKVMERMSEHGWNLNGLHKPSAVHLCVTLRHTQPGVAEQFLVDLRDAVEHVKAHPGEKGTMAPVYGMAASVPFRGMVSDLLKKYMDLLYKV